One Amorphoplanes digitatis genomic window carries:
- a CDS encoding roadblock/LC7 domain-containing protein, translating into MTSPYSTETGNGQDFAQSQLSAEAKTFNWLLDSFTSGTAGVVEAIAVSSDGLLMAMSAIKDRPNAERLAAVVSGLTSLAGGAASWYALGSLNRVIIDMADGYLLVTAISAGSVLGVIADRTANLGTLAYEMTLFATRAGGALSPRLIAELKNAVQQ; encoded by the coding sequence ATGACTTCCCCCTACTCCACCGAAACCGGCAACGGTCAGGACTTTGCGCAGTCACAGCTGAGCGCCGAGGCGAAGACGTTCAACTGGCTGCTGGACTCGTTCACGTCCGGCACCGCGGGAGTCGTCGAAGCGATCGCCGTCTCCTCCGACGGCCTGCTGATGGCGATGTCGGCGATCAAGGACCGGCCCAACGCCGAGCGCCTCGCGGCGGTCGTCTCCGGCCTGACCAGCCTCGCCGGCGGCGCGGCCAGCTGGTACGCGCTGGGCAGCCTCAACCGCGTCATCATCGACATGGCGGACGGCTACCTGCTCGTGACCGCGATCAGCGCCGGCTCCGTCCTCGGCGTCATCGCGGACCGGACCGCCAACCTCGGCACCCTGGCGTACGAGATGACGCTCTTCGCCACCCGCGCCGGCGGTGCCCTCAGCCCGCGCCTCATCGCTGAATTGAAGAACGCCGTCCAGCAATGA
- a CDS encoding DUF742 domain-containing protein: MRHSADPDDPEHPAAPGVRPFLHSGGSGGRHQAALPTVPHQPVAPAPPPGEQTTSLRPFVITSGRVDGLDPNVGLETQVSTHPGALTARLSPEQRAIVHLCDEPLSVAEISARLRMHLGVTRILVGDLRAAGHLDVHVLESDFPDPETIMRVIRGLRSIS; encoded by the coding sequence ATGAGGCATTCGGCCGACCCCGACGACCCGGAACACCCGGCGGCGCCCGGTGTCCGGCCGTTCCTGCACAGCGGTGGGTCCGGCGGACGGCACCAGGCGGCGCTGCCGACGGTGCCGCACCAGCCCGTTGCGCCCGCGCCCCCGCCGGGCGAGCAGACCACGTCGCTGCGGCCGTTCGTCATCACGTCCGGCCGCGTCGACGGGCTCGACCCGAACGTCGGCCTGGAGACCCAGGTCAGCACCCACCCGGGCGCGCTGACCGCGCGCCTCTCGCCCGAGCAGCGGGCGATCGTGCACCTCTGCGACGAGCCGCTGTCGGTCGCAGAGATCTCCGCGCGGCTCCGGATGCACCTCGGCGTCACCCGGATCCTCGTCGGCGACCTGAGGGCCGCCGGGCACCTGGACGTTCACGTGTTGGAGAGCGACTTCCCCGACCCTGAGACCATCATGCGAGTGATCCGTGGACTTCGATCCATTTCCTGA